The following proteins come from a genomic window of bacterium:
- the ric gene encoding iron-sulfur cluster repair di-iron protein — translation MIEIHRQERVGDLVTRHPSLSKSFAQAGIDFCCGGGRTLDEACREAGCEPEELLADLRRTLSRDEAQEPDLRAMSLTQLVEHILEQHHAYLRTEHPHLDMLTEKVALVHGSKDDRLEAVRLEFIGLFEELFDHMAKEEQVLFPMICQLEASDRAPDFHCGSLANPIGQMEREHEAVGSALRRLRALTDGYQAPDWACNTYRAMVDGLARLEHDIHVHVHKENNVLHPAALELEARRQS, via the coding sequence ATGATTGAGATTCACAGGCAAGAGCGGGTGGGGGACTTGGTGACCCGCCATCCCTCGCTATCCAAGTCTTTCGCCCAGGCCGGCATCGACTTCTGCTGCGGCGGCGGCCGGACCCTGGACGAGGCCTGCCGTGAGGCCGGTTGTGAACCTGAGGAGCTGCTGGCCGACCTGCGGCGGACCCTGTCGCGGGACGAGGCGCAGGAGCCGGACCTTCGCGCCATGTCCCTTACCCAATTGGTGGAGCACATCCTCGAACAGCACCATGCCTACCTACGCACCGAGCATCCCCACCTGGACATGCTGACCGAGAAGGTGGCCCTCGTACATGGGTCCAAGGATGACCGCCTGGAAGCAGTGCGGCTGGAGTTCATCGGACTCTTCGAGGAACTCTTCGATCACATGGCGAAGGAGGAGCAGGTGCTCTTCCCCATGATCTGCCAATTGGAGGCTTCCGATCGTGCCCCGGACTTCCACTGCGGATCCCTGGCCAATCCCATCGGGCAGATGGAGCGGGAGCACGAAGCGGTGGGATCGGCCCTGCGCCGCCTGCGCGCCCTCACCGACGGCTATCAAGCGCCCGACTGGGCCTGCAACACCTACCGTGCCATGGTGGACGGGCTTGCCCGGTTGGAGCACGACATCCATGTCCATGTGCACAAGGAGAACAACGTCCTCCATCCGGCCGCCCTGGAGCTGGAGGCCCGCCGCCAGTCCTGA
- a CDS encoding T9SS type A sorting domain-containing protein: protein MRSTHLTPLLLLAGLVLPSAAIPAADLPPHIVLDPEVRQAVPPIHDTVVEPVLKWEAHPRVDTNYAIGDEVVVGTTRYDYQHNGSHGKMIAVSADGVSHGSFMGGANVGAGRRVLAWCVDPDLSLTPAMNVMLGRAGFTTHATTSAAPVNGLPSESGVAGCHTTTGAWFGVDFWGCTLAFDLIPETENADILWPHIALDYRDKLHMVCSNGGTVIPNGVHYTASTNGQSWDGPYVLVTDDSNTISAVPVAAKHAPGAAVLFMERTAAAPDVYEDQFYGANQWCHDILCYETRGATNNLFTRIAQGNPVNLTRFWDPTSPAPFRTTVGAFTDMDAIYDSQQTPDLHVAFTAPVARVDSLQWVTLDDNVAHSLPFIDLCYRSALFHINASTGEWGHIGGWLAADHEGEEIPYVFAGVFRVKEDRVQLAHDPDTGHLYALWNVYDLADRRSPGSDGKAMANGELYMACSADNGRTWGPRINITNTPSPGCLAPDCLSETYATLAETVSGGCLHVTFLQDRHAGASIRDTDINDGSLETENDVYYLRIPIGEIPPPAGEAWDAAGHIGLSRYNSHRTVLWTYGSLNNVLNWDRVEILNEGWQPRHLDRLSFYHDPLDPFDSAGLWVTWQVKPGDLLADNEWITEPADGGDWDGLLPVMDALQVKLGIGHVDYPLREQAFRFEFDDGTVRTYRYQYYGLDGNGSLVELIDLDNLDQYASRVLYERQAGLPVCQVHPGLLDFGQLETGEVVEQSFVITNAGGGRLQGEVEAACPGVTILDGMLDLGAEESQTVTVRVEGLAPGGLVCELALPGPCPAVVVQAVVTQTVAAEESPAAFGLTAIRPNPFNPTTTIDFSLPETRHVLLRVYDTQGRLVGKLVDRLVERGSHQVVFDAASLPSGIYIAHLQAGEFQEARTLLLVK, encoded by the coding sequence ATGCGCTCCACCCACCTGACTCCCTTGCTTTTGCTTGCTGGCTTGGTCCTGCCGTCGGCGGCCATTCCGGCGGCGGATCTGCCACCCCACATTGTGCTGGACCCGGAGGTCCGCCAGGCAGTCCCCCCCATCCACGACACGGTGGTCGAGCCGGTCCTCAAGTGGGAGGCGCATCCGCGGGTGGACACGAACTACGCCATCGGCGACGAGGTGGTGGTGGGGACGACCCGCTACGATTACCAGCACAACGGCTCCCATGGGAAGATGATCGCCGTTTCCGCAGATGGCGTCAGTCACGGTTCTTTCATGGGCGGTGCCAACGTGGGGGCTGGGAGGCGTGTCCTGGCCTGGTGTGTGGATCCCGACCTGAGCCTCACGCCTGCCATGAATGTAATGCTGGGCAGGGCCGGCTTCACCACCCACGCCACCACCAGCGCAGCCCCGGTCAACGGGTTGCCGTCAGAATCAGGAGTGGCGGGGTGTCACACCACCACGGGCGCCTGGTTCGGGGTGGATTTCTGGGGTTGCACCCTGGCTTTCGACCTGATCCCTGAAACGGAAAACGCCGACATCCTCTGGCCCCACATCGCCCTGGACTACCGCGACAAGCTGCACATGGTCTGCAGCAACGGTGGGACGGTCATCCCCAACGGCGTGCACTACACGGCCTCCACCAACGGCCAGTCTTGGGACGGACCCTACGTCCTGGTGACGGACGACAGCAACACAATCAGCGCCGTGCCCGTCGCCGCCAAGCACGCGCCGGGAGCGGCCGTCCTCTTCATGGAACGCACGGCGGCGGCGCCAGACGTCTATGAAGACCAGTTCTATGGAGCCAATCAGTGGTGCCACGACATCCTGTGCTACGAGACGCGGGGCGCGACCAACAACCTCTTCACCCGCATCGCCCAGGGGAATCCTGTCAACCTGACGCGCTTCTGGGATCCCACCTCGCCCGCGCCGTTTCGCACCACCGTGGGCGCCTTCACCGACATGGACGCCATCTACGACAGCCAGCAAACGCCGGACCTGCACGTGGCCTTCACTGCGCCCGTGGCGCGGGTGGACAGCCTGCAATGGGTCACGCTTGACGACAATGTGGCCCATTCCCTGCCCTTCATCGACTTGTGCTACCGCAGCGCCCTTTTTCACATCAATGCCTCAACGGGGGAGTGGGGGCACATCGGGGGTTGGTTGGCCGCCGACCACGAGGGGGAGGAGATTCCCTATGTCTTCGCCGGCGTCTTCCGTGTCAAGGAGGACCGCGTGCAACTGGCCCATGACCCGGACACGGGCCACCTCTACGCGCTGTGGAATGTCTACGACCTCGCCGATCGGCGCTCCCCGGGTTCCGACGGCAAGGCGATGGCCAACGGCGAACTCTACATGGCCTGCTCGGCGGACAATGGGCGCACTTGGGGACCGCGCATCAACATCACCAACACGCCCAGCCCCGGCTGCCTGGCTCCCGATTGCCTGAGCGAGACCTATGCCACCCTGGCCGAGACGGTGTCCGGAGGCTGTCTGCATGTGACCTTCCTGCAGGATCGCCATGCGGGCGCATCCATCCGCGACACGGACATCAATGACGGATCGCTGGAGACGGAGAACGACGTCTACTACCTGCGCATCCCCATCGGCGAGATTCCGCCTCCGGCGGGCGAGGCCTGGGATGCCGCCGGGCATATCGGTCTCAGTCGCTACAACAGCCACCGCACGGTCCTTTGGACCTATGGCTCACTGAACAACGTGCTCAACTGGGACCGTGTGGAAATCCTCAACGAAGGCTGGCAGCCGCGCCACTTGGACCGTCTCTCCTTCTACCACGATCCGCTGGATCCCTTCGACAGCGCCGGTCTATGGGTGACCTGGCAGGTCAAGCCGGGGGACTTGTTGGCGGACAACGAGTGGATCACCGAGCCCGCCGACGGCGGTGACTGGGATGGCCTGCTGCCCGTCATGGACGCCCTGCAGGTCAAGCTGGGCATCGGCCACGTGGACTACCCGCTGCGCGAGCAGGCCTTCCGCTTCGAATTCGACGACGGAACCGTGCGCACTTACCGTTACCAGTATTACGGCCTTGATGGCAACGGATCGCTGGTGGAACTCATCGACCTGGACAACCTGGACCAGTATGCGAGCCGTGTCCTCTACGAACGACAGGCCGGCTTGCCGGTCTGCCAGGTCCATCCCGGCCTGTTGGACTTCGGCCAGCTGGAGACGGGCGAGGTGGTGGAGCAGTCCTTCGTCATCACCAATGCGGGCGGCGGCCGCCTGCAGGGAGAGGTGGAGGCCGCCTGTCCCGGCGTCACCATCCTCGACGGGATGCTCGACCTGGGCGCGGAAGAGAGCCAAACGGTCACCGTGCGCGTGGAGGGCCTTGCCCCGGGCGGGCTGGTCTGCGAGCTGGCGCTACCCGGACCGTGTCCGGCGGTGGTTGTGCAAGCTGTGGTGACACAGACCGTCGCGGCGGAGGAGTCCCCCGCGGCTTTCGGACTCACGGCCATCCGTCCCAATCCCTTCAACCCGACGACAACCATCGATTTCAGCCTGCCTGAAACGAGGCACGTGCTCCTTCGCGTCTATGACACACAGGGACGGCTGGTGGGCAAACTGGTCGATCGGCTGGTGGAGCGAGGATCCCACCAAGTCGTGTTCGATGCCGCCAGCCTGCCCAGCGGCATCTACATCGCCCACCTCCAGGCCGGCGAGTTTCAGGAGGCGCGCACTCTCTTGCTGGTGAAATAG